Proteins found in one Oreochromis niloticus isolate F11D_XX linkage group LG22, O_niloticus_UMD_NMBU, whole genome shotgun sequence genomic segment:
- the LOC109196495 gene encoding C-type lectin domain family 10 member A encodes MMSRPQKYIEGEALHSQHAKSNNALKLRVAVLVVCVLLVSALVVTYLLLELLKTRNMLRNLEMKQETVKADVTERPPEIKPCSTVQPTCPEPEVKIITQPCSPIQTTSPQPPEINMIKQSHSTIPTTTPQLPDITMNDPCYKCEDGWKQHGGKCYYFSTNSSSWNESRTECRTKGGDLVKIDSEEEQNFLRKNVQQKMELHDIPFWIGLTDLAEEGRWLWVDGSPLNESLTFWKFFEPDDWKGKDPDGEDCGRMGPVYWYDNSCKRSRRSICEKSAVAVCV; translated from the exons ATGATGAGCCGTCCACAGAAATACATAGAAG GTGAAGCTCTTCACTCTCAACATGCAAAATCAAACAATGCGTTAAAGCTCAGAGTGGCCGTGCTGGTTGTCTGTGTTCTCCTGGTATCGGCTCTCGTGGTAACTTATCTCT tGTTGGAGCTTTTGAAAACCAGGAACATGCTCAGAAACCttgagatgaagcaggaaacTGTAAAAGCTGATGTCACAG aGAGACCTCCTGAAATCAAACCATGTAGTACAGTGCAGCCCACATGCCCGGAGCCTGAAGTAAAAATTA taaCACAACCGTGCAGCCCAATACAAACTACAAGCCCACAACCTCCTGAAATAAACATGA TAAAACAATCACACAGCACGATACCGACTACAACCCCACAACTTCCTGATATAACTATGA ATGATCCATGTTATAAATGTGAAGATGGCTGGAAGCAACATGGAGGAAAGTGCTATTACTTCTCCACCAATTCATCCTCCTGGAATGAGAGCAGAACTGAATGTAGGACTAAAGGAGGAGACCTGGTTAAGATAGACAGCGAAGAAGAGCAG AATTTCTTGAGGAAAAATGTTCAACAAAAAATGGAGCTACATGACATCCCTTTCTGGATCGGACTGACAGACTTAGCAGAAGAGGGCAGATGGTTGTGGGTGGATGGCTCCCCACTAAATGAAAG tttgacattttggaaGTTTTTTGAGCCCGATGATTGGAAAGGGAAAGATCCTGATGGAGAGGACTGTGGGAGGATGGGGCCAGTGTATTGGTATGATAATTCCTGCAAAAGATCTCGTAGAAGTATTTGTGAGAAATCAGCAGTGGCTGTGTGTGTCTAA